DNA sequence from the Myxosarcina sp. GI1 genome:
AAATATACTATTTCTTTTTCTAAGAGAGATAGATAATTTAATTCTCGATCTAACAACTCTTCTATTTCTTTTAGGCGAAAAATATCCCTCAACACCAAGGCAATATCTTCTTTCATCAAATTTTTCATACTGCCAACAACAATATTTAATATTTGTGGATTATATTGACAGTATTGACTTAAGTTTTGCCATTCTGTTTCTGACAAGTTTGCCGTCAGTCTTTTACTAAATACTTTAACGATGCTCGATTGTTGAAGTCCTTTAAGATTGAGAAAAAAGACGCGATCGGTAGAATAGTAGTCTAATATTTTCGGTTTAATACAGCTAGTAGCAATTAACAGGCTTTGATGCTGAGTAGAGAGTAGACAACGAAGTAACTGTCCGTATTCTTCATAACCCTGACGATAAGAAGCAGTATAATCACCTGCCTTTAAAATCGCCTGTAGCTCATCTAAAACCAACAAGCATTTGTGTTGACGTAAATAATAAATAAGTTTTGCCAGTAAATTGTGCAGGCTATCGGAATTGATATCTGTCTCTTTATTTGAGGAGGGATCGAAAATATGTAAATAGTTAGCCAATAAAAATTTTACTGAAGGCGCATCCGTAAGCGAGAACCAGATAATATACTCGAAGCGATCGCTTACCTGTTTGGCAAACTTGGTGACTAAACTCGTTTTACCACACCCAAGCATTCCCGAAACTACAATGCAGCGACAGTTGGGATTTTGACTCCATGTATTCAAACGAACTAATTCTAATTCTCTACCTCTAAAATTAGATACGTCAGGAGCAGTCGTCCAATGTAGTTGCTTATCACTTAACACTATAGTGTTCCAAACTACTGTTTCAAAGCTTTGAACGTGCAATAGCCTACTTTCAGTTCTAGTGTTAAGTTGGTTTCTCATAAACGGCACGAAATTACTCTTGCTTATCTGCGTACCAAATGACTTAGAAAGCAATTTCCACAGTTCATACCCTTTAGTTTTGACATACTCCATTTCATAATTGAAGTTGGTAGCAATTTCAGAATATGTTTTACCTTCCCAAACCTGTCTGAGTATGATCTCTTGTATTTTATTTAAATATGAGGGTTTAATAACTTCGTCGATTATTGAAATCGCGCGATCGAAATCGTAGTAATTGTCAATCATTTTTGGTAAAAATAAACAAGATATCAAACATTGCTTGGTTTACAATAATTGCTAATTGTTGTAACTATATCGATTGACTGGCTAGCAGTGATGGTCGATTGATTGATGACTCTTAGTACACAGGTTAAAAATTTTACTACGAAACTGTAATACATTTAATTTTTTTTAAGTTACTCAAGAGTTATTAAACAATACTAAATAAAAATACGAGTACGTAAATATATCTTAGGTATACTTATACTCTTTATACTCTTCAAGTATATTTATTTAAGTATTATATTTTAATCAGATTTACACATCATTAAATTAAAAGCGATCGCGTCGATTGAGATCGACCGCTTATTATAGCAGGTGTTTGCCATGATTATTGAAGCTATTACTACATATATTATTTATTTCAAAAAAACTACAAACTGCTTGCCTATAGGCAATGACTAAAAAGTTACTTTATAGTTACTTATAAATACTGCTGTTTTAAAGTTTTGTTAGATATATTTACCGAGAGTCGATCGGTAAATTTACTTGCCATTAAGGCACTAGTTAACTATGATACTGAGTAAAATTTGGTCTACAACGATTAAACCGCTCTAAAACTTTGGTTTGAGAGAAGATATTTTGTTAATTTTATCAACTGCGTGGAGGACTCGACTTGCTTTTAAATTGTGTTACTAATACGAAATTTTAAGTCGAGATTTATAGATGAAAGTAGCTTTAGTACATGATTATCTAACTCAGAGAGGCGGTGCAGAGAGGGTATTTGAATTACTGTGTAAATATTTCGATCGGGCAGATATTTACACTTCCGTATATCATGCGTCGAAAACTGTAGACTTAGGCGATCGCCAAATCAATACAACTTTTTTACAGCAAGTTCCAGGTACTAGAAAACGCTTTCGGCTATTTGCTCCTTTGTTTTATCCTGCATTTCGCTTTTTAGATTTGCAAGACTACGACTTAATCATTAGCAGTACCTCTAGCTTTGCTAAAGCAGTTAGAAAAAAACCGGGAGCGATGCACATCTGTTTTTGTCATAACATAACTCGCTTTTTGTGGGACACACGTACCTATTTAGAGGAGTATGGAGGACTGAAAAAGTATTCTAAAGCGCTCGAACCCGTATTACAATCCTTGCGTCAGGCAGATTTAATCTATTCTCAAGAACCAGATTTGTATATAGCAAATTCTTCAACAGTAGCCAAACGCATAGAAAAAGTCTATTCACGAAAATCGCTGGTAATCAACTATCCTATAGATACCAAAAAATTCATTTTTTCTGACTGCAAGGAAGACTTTTATCTTATTTCCTCCAGAATGATAAGTTACAAGCGTTTGGATATCGCCATTGAAGCCTTTAACTGGTTGGGGCTACCTTTGGTAATTATTGGTGATGGTCCAGAGCGCAAACGCCTTGAAGCCAAAGCTCTCGACAATATAAAATTTCTCGGCTTTGTGAACGACGAATGGCGCACGCATTTGATGGCAAAAGCCAAAGCTGTGGTAATTACTGCCCTGGAAGATTATGGCTTAGTTCCGATTGAATCAAATGCCAGCGGTACGCCAGTAGTAGCTTACGGTGCGGGAGGAGTTCTCGATACCCAGGTACATAAAGAAACGGGAATTTTATTTAAACCGCAATCTCCCGAAGCACTTCAAACAGCCTTGTTTATGGCAGAACAACAACAGTGGGATTATCATCAAATTCGCGCTCATGCCGTCAATAATTTTTCCGAAGCAGTTTTTTTCAAACAAGTCAGACAAACAATAGAAGAATTTTGCGGTAAATCTGTAATCGATAGTATAGAACTAAACTTGGATTTAGAAAGCGATCGCGCTTTGGTGGAGGTAAATTAATGGAGCGAGTTAACTGGGAAGAAGAGCGAGGAGATTTAGGCTATGGAAAACTGTTACAAATCCTCTGGCGACGGCGATATTGGTTTGCTGGAGTTTTTGGCACAGTCTTGGCAGTAGCAATCCCTCTAACTTTAAGTAAAGCACCAAGTTACGAAAGCTACATGCAGCTTTTGGTCGAACCCAACTACCAGGGCAACAGCAATACCAGAGATGCCGAGCAAACTTTTGCCGATTCTGATATTCAGATTGACTATGCTACCCAGTTAAATTTGATGCGTAGCTCGGAATTGATTCAGCAGGCAGTAGAAAAACTACATGCTACATATCCAGATATAGACGTAGAAACCATTAAGAAATCTCTGCTTCTAGATCGGCTTGTCGAGAAAGAAGACGAAGGAGAAGATACCGAAACCAAAATTTTTGAAGTCGCCTATTCGGATGAAGATCCAGAAAAAACTCAAAGAGTATTAGAAGCGCTAAAGGAAGTATATCTCGATTACAATTTAGCCCAGCAAGATAAGCGTTTGCAAGAAGGCTTGAGTTTTATCGACAAACAAATTCCCGAAGCGCGAGAGACTATCGATCGGGCTGAAGCTGAATTAAAGCAGTTACGAACTCGCTACAATTTGATCGCTCCAGACAAAGAAGCCACAACTATGGCAGAGATGCTTAACAATATCGAACAGCAAAGAGCGTCGATTAGTGCGGAGTACCAAGCTACAAAAGGACGTGTAGACCAGCTACAGGGTGTATTTGGTTTGTCTGCCAATAACGCCGATACCGCCTCTCGCCTCAGCCAGTCTTCTACATACCAACTGTTGTTCGATCGCCTGCAGGAAATTGAAACCCAATTAGCAGCAGAAAGAAATAGGTTTACCGAAGATAATCCCATCGTTCGAGAATTAATCGAGCGCCGAGATAGCACCCAGACTCAACTAAGACAGGAAGCCGAAAGAATTTTGGGAACGGCTACTCCAGGCTCGTTGCCAGCAATCTTACCCCAGCAACAAACAGTCGATTCCGACACGGAATTAATTCAAACCCTAACTCAAGCTAAAGCCGATTTAGCAGCGTTGTCAGAGCGCGATCGCGCTCTGGCTAAAACCGAGCAAAAGCTCAGACAACAACTCAACCAGTTCCCCGATATAATCGCTCAATATGCTAACTTAGCCCAAGATCTGCAAACCAAAAGAGATACTCTACAAAGACTGCTTACAGCCAAACAGGAATTAGGCATAGAGATCGACCGCGGAGGCTTTAACTGGCAAATAGTCGAGCCACCAAGATTAGGAGAGGAGACAGGACCGAGTACCACACAAAAAATTCTTATTTGCGGTATTGTAGCTACTTTTTTAGGAGGAGTTGCGGCATTCTTTAGAGAAGCTTTAGACGATCGCATTTACAGTTACGAACAACTTCAAGAGCGAATCGATTTGCCTATTTTAGGTACTGCTCCCAGCTTGTTACCGCCAGCAGACGATCCGTTTACAGTCAAACTACCGTTTTTGCTCTCTCGCTCGGTCGAATTTGATGAGATTATTCATTGGCCCCCATTTCGCGAATCTCTCGATTTGATTTACGAAAATATTCAATTAATTGGCTACGATTCCTCGTATAAATCTATAGCCGTAACCAGTCCTTCAGAAGGAGAAGGCAAATCTACTTTAGTTGTCGGTTTGGCTATGAGCGTCGCTCGCCATCACAATCGAGTTTTAATTATCGACGGCGACCTACGCTGCCCGACCATACACCAAAAGTTTCGCCTCGATAATCAAAGTGGGCTATCTGATTTTTTAATCGGACAGACAATAGTTCCTAATATAAACCAAGTAACTCTAGCAGACGAAAGAATAGATGTATTGACT
Encoded proteins:
- a CDS encoding ATP-binding protein yields the protein MIDNYYDFDRAISIIDEVIKPSYLNKIQEIILRQVWEGKTYSEIATNFNYEMEYVKTKGYELWKLLSKSFGTQISKSNFVPFMRNQLNTRTESRLLHVQSFETVVWNTIVLSDKQLHWTTAPDVSNFRGRELELVRLNTWSQNPNCRCIVVSGMLGCGKTSLVTKFAKQVSDRFEYIIWFSLTDAPSVKFLLANYLHIFDPSSNKETDINSDSLHNLLAKLIYYLRQHKCLLVLDELQAILKAGDYTASYRQGYEEYGQLLRCLLSTQHQSLLIATSCIKPKILDYYSTDRVFFLNLKGLQQSSIVKVFSKRLTANLSETEWQNLSQYCQYNPQILNIVVGSMKNLMKEDIALVLRDIFRLKEIEELLDRELNYLSLLEKEIVYLLAISCCGSTFKTLERIISNSQSHSQRLESLNSLKERHLVLQKDNLYVLQPLIKDYARRKLINLGVKN
- a CDS encoding glycosyltransferase, which gives rise to MKVALVHDYLTQRGGAERVFELLCKYFDRADIYTSVYHASKTVDLGDRQINTTFLQQVPGTRKRFRLFAPLFYPAFRFLDLQDYDLIISSTSSFAKAVRKKPGAMHICFCHNITRFLWDTRTYLEEYGGLKKYSKALEPVLQSLRQADLIYSQEPDLYIANSSTVAKRIEKVYSRKSLVINYPIDTKKFIFSDCKEDFYLISSRMISYKRLDIAIEAFNWLGLPLVIIGDGPERKRLEAKALDNIKFLGFVNDEWRTHLMAKAKAVVITALEDYGLVPIESNASGTPVVAYGAGGVLDTQVHKETGILFKPQSPEALQTALFMAEQQQWDYHQIRAHAVNNFSEAVFFKQVRQTIEEFCGKSVIDSIELNLDLESDRALVEVN
- a CDS encoding polysaccharide biosynthesis tyrosine autokinase yields the protein MERVNWEEERGDLGYGKLLQILWRRRYWFAGVFGTVLAVAIPLTLSKAPSYESYMQLLVEPNYQGNSNTRDAEQTFADSDIQIDYATQLNLMRSSELIQQAVEKLHATYPDIDVETIKKSLLLDRLVEKEDEGEDTETKIFEVAYSDEDPEKTQRVLEALKEVYLDYNLAQQDKRLQEGLSFIDKQIPEARETIDRAEAELKQLRTRYNLIAPDKEATTMAEMLNNIEQQRASISAEYQATKGRVDQLQGVFGLSANNADTASRLSQSSTYQLLFDRLQEIETQLAAERNRFTEDNPIVRELIERRDSTQTQLRQEAERILGTATPGSLPAILPQQQTVDSDTELIQTLTQAKADLAALSERDRALAKTEQKLRQQLNQFPDIIAQYANLAQDLQTKRDTLQRLLTAKQELGIEIDRGGFNWQIVEPPRLGEETGPSTTQKILICGIVATFLGGVAAFFREALDDRIYSYEQLQERIDLPILGTAPSLLPPADDPFTVKLPFLLSRSVEFDEIIHWPPFRESLDLIYENIQLIGYDSSYKSIAVTSPSEGEGKSTLVVGLAMSVARHHNRVLIIDGDLRCPTIHQKFRLDNQSGLSDFLIGQTIVPNINQVTLADERIDVLTSGAISSDPVKLLNSSKFKQLIRNYEEIYDLILIDTPPAIGMADAIKVASCCDGTILMTRLNQVKASELLQAVGLLDKLNVIGVIANDSKEVVKQYKNKKRYLFPETV